One segment of Candidatus Latescibacterota bacterium DNA contains the following:
- a CDS encoding T9SS type A sorting domain-containing protein — protein sequence MRSILRMLTVAFLSALLQSTGALARDPAPPGPGALPLLAAEALSERVDTLFLFAASGPGSVGSPGTDARGFTFDYNGGPAEAGWFGVDLTVDDGLWWHVATTSICAGTGTDMSAALPFDTGDTVNDYALWCGGHDVCSWVHTSGYGLGWDQYAVLDLSGHPVDTAYTVSFAYRSDFEGDGYDWFELRAEVDDQWVTVYEDQTVRDRTYRELSIDVPAGTLGGPGASARVAFYFHSDGAWCDEDGLFPTEIGAVWIDNLRASADGAEVFASDFEDGLVPAGLSFGAGSGAGDWAALRAGVAQPEGDHDNGGWFWTFFDPSLANPDYPDGVVPYGPPYLFDMIESPDLAVDQNGAPYVWQDGDHLFVEAWIYDDMPLDSWITSPLPQVAAITADGCTRAWRSNVTITFPPGVVGWTQVGYDMTSDLLSSADGEPIVGLRLRASGVRDVAGIWGPPYGEHAAGPFVDNVSVYVSRATSTEVGEAPAATALRGAYPNPFNPSTTIAYSMAEAGRASLSVYDLAGHRVVTLLDGPAEAGAQQLRWDGRDDAGRRLASGVYLVRFEAGGVREEEKLILIK from the coding sequence ATGCGCAGCATCCTGCGGATGCTCACGGTTGCATTCCTGTCGGCACTCCTCCAGAGCACAGGCGCCTTGGCGCGCGATCCGGCCCCGCCGGGGCCGGGCGCGCTGCCGCTCCTGGCGGCGGAGGCGCTCAGCGAGCGCGTCGACACGCTCTTCCTCTTTGCGGCCTCGGGCCCGGGCAGCGTTGGCAGTCCCGGCACCGACGCCCGCGGCTTCACCTTCGACTACAACGGAGGGCCGGCCGAGGCGGGCTGGTTCGGCGTGGACCTGACCGTCGACGATGGCCTCTGGTGGCACGTGGCCACCACGTCGATCTGCGCCGGCACCGGCACCGACATGAGCGCCGCGCTGCCCTTCGACACGGGCGACACCGTGAACGACTACGCGCTCTGGTGCGGCGGCCACGACGTCTGCAGCTGGGTACACACGTCGGGCTACGGTCTGGGCTGGGACCAGTACGCGGTTCTCGATCTGTCCGGGCATCCCGTCGACACCGCCTACACGGTCAGCTTCGCCTATCGCAGCGACTTCGAGGGCGATGGCTACGACTGGTTCGAGCTGCGCGCCGAGGTGGATGACCAGTGGGTCACCGTCTACGAGGATCAGACAGTGCGGGACCGTACCTACCGGGAACTGTCGATCGACGTCCCCGCGGGCACGCTCGGCGGCCCGGGCGCCAGCGCGCGCGTGGCTTTCTATTTCCACTCCGATGGCGCCTGGTGCGATGAAGACGGCCTTTTCCCCACCGAGATCGGCGCGGTGTGGATCGACAACTTGCGTGCAAGCGCCGACGGCGCGGAGGTCTTCGCCTCGGATTTCGAGGACGGTCTCGTACCCGCCGGCCTGAGCTTCGGGGCCGGATCCGGGGCAGGCGACTGGGCTGCACTGCGGGCCGGCGTCGCGCAGCCCGAGGGCGACCACGACAACGGCGGCTGGTTCTGGACCTTCTTCGACCCGTCGCTCGCGAATCCCGACTACCCGGACGGCGTGGTGCCCTATGGGCCGCCTTATCTATTCGACATGATCGAGAGCCCCGATCTCGCGGTGGACCAGAACGGCGCACCCTACGTGTGGCAGGACGGCGACCACCTGTTCGTCGAGGCGTGGATCTACGACGACATGCCGCTGGACTCCTGGATCACCAGTCCGCTGCCCCAGGTGGCGGCGATCACGGCCGACGGTTGCACGCGCGCCTGGCGCTCCAACGTCACCATCACCTTTCCGCCGGGGGTCGTCGGCTGGACCCAGGTCGGCTACGACATGACCAGCGATCTGCTGAGCTCGGCGGACGGCGAGCCAATCGTCGGCCTGCGCCTGCGGGCCTCGGGTGTCCGCGACGTGGCGGGAATCTGGGGTCCACCCTACGGCGAACACGCGGCGGGACCCTTTGTCGACAACGTGAGCGTCTACGTGTCGCGCGCCACGTCTACCGAAGTGGGCGAGGCGCCGGCCGCCACCGCGCTGCGGGGCGCCTACCCGAACCCGTTCAACCCGTCCACTACCATCGCCTACAGCATGGCGGAGGCGGGCCGCGCGAGCCTGAGCGTCTACGACCTCGCCGGGCACCGCGTGGTGACGCTCCTGGACGGTCCAGCGGAAGCCGGCGCGCAGCAGCTGCGGTGGGACGGCCGCGACGACGCCGGCCGTCGCCTCGCCAGCGGGGTCTACCTCGTCCGCTTCGAGGCGGGCGGCGTGCGCGAGGAAGAGAAGCTGATCCTCATCAAGTAG
- a CDS encoding VCBS repeat-containing protein → MDRQRPRVPAVLPATLVLLACTSAAAGAVPIFNPPDYIDVPGEQVLSLTAADFNLDGAPDLALVSYQSDSLTVLLNDGTGSFLPPASLYAGDGPSSIAITEIDGDGYLDLAVASWDDQLRIFTGYVDGVFRPGPSFPTGDNPWKLATEDFDGNGRLDLACSCLGGAPAVFNVFLNRGGGDFETVTVPTVSGQRGIVAADMNADGWPDLVFAAYATDQLAVHLNDGSGHFGPALTYATADKPYDLAASDLNHDGHPDLLLIHKDIDRQIWAIPGLGGGLLGAPMVWNASRDMDQLLLVDLDDDGDQDLLVTCSAAADVGILLQPNGPVWDPPFFQEGGAGAYAPAAADFDRDGDLDLIVSSYWTNRLARLRNTTYVVPVTVSDLRSEVAPGAVNLSWQSLGADGDFRVEVEGESGFTRELETEALPSGAWRARDSSPLLLAGGRWRYRLLGREPGEDWAELRTLTLDLSAAVASLAPTWPNPSRGAARVAFLLTSPGKATLDIMDTRGRRLRRLVDARLAAGPQELTWDGRDNVGRELPAGVYFAVLRSAGVSQSRRIVLIR, encoded by the coding sequence ATGGATCGGCAGCGCCCTCGGGTGCCGGCCGTCCTGCCGGCGACCCTGGTTCTACTCGCGTGCACGTCCGCCGCGGCCGGCGCGGTGCCCATCTTCAATCCGCCCGACTACATCGACGTCCCCGGCGAGCAGGTGCTCTCCCTCACCGCCGCCGACTTCAACCTGGACGGCGCGCCCGACCTCGCCCTCGTCAGCTACCAGAGCGACTCGCTCACGGTGCTGCTCAACGACGGCACCGGCTCCTTCCTGCCGCCGGCGAGCCTCTACGCCGGCGACGGCCCCAGCAGCATCGCCATCACCGAGATCGACGGCGACGGCTACCTCGACCTCGCCGTCGCCAGCTGGGACGACCAGCTCCGCATCTTCACCGGCTACGTGGACGGCGTCTTCCGTCCCGGCCCCAGCTTCCCCACCGGCGACAACCCCTGGAAGCTCGCGACCGAGGACTTCGACGGCAACGGCCGCCTCGACCTCGCCTGCTCCTGCCTGGGCGGCGCGCCGGCGGTGTTCAACGTCTTCCTCAATCGGGGCGGCGGCGACTTCGAGACGGTCACCGTGCCCACGGTGTCGGGACAGCGCGGGATCGTCGCGGCCGACATGAACGCCGACGGCTGGCCCGACCTCGTCTTCGCGGCCTACGCCACCGACCAGCTCGCCGTCCACCTCAACGACGGCAGCGGCCACTTCGGCCCCGCGCTGACCTACGCCACCGCGGACAAGCCCTACGACCTCGCCGCCAGCGATCTCAACCACGACGGACACCCCGACCTGCTGCTGATCCACAAGGACATCGACCGGCAGATCTGGGCCATCCCCGGCCTCGGCGGCGGCCTGCTCGGCGCGCCGATGGTCTGGAACGCCTCGCGCGACATGGACCAGCTGCTGCTCGTCGACCTGGACGACGACGGCGACCAGGATCTGCTCGTCACCTGCTCGGCGGCGGCGGACGTGGGCATCCTGCTGCAGCCCAACGGCCCGGTCTGGGATCCGCCCTTCTTCCAGGAAGGCGGCGCCGGGGCCTACGCGCCCGCGGCGGCCGACTTCGACCGCGACGGCGATCTCGACCTCATCGTCTCCAGCTACTGGACCAACCGGCTCGCGCGCCTTCGCAACACGACCTACGTGGTGCCGGTCACGGTAAGCGACCTGCGCAGCGAGGTCGCGCCGGGCGCGGTGAACCTGAGCTGGCAGTCGCTCGGCGCCGACGGCGACTTCCGCGTGGAAGTGGAGGGCGAGTCCGGTTTCACGCGCGAGCTCGAAACCGAAGCGCTCCCCAGCGGCGCCTGGCGCGCGCGCGACAGCAGCCCGCTGCTCCTGGCCGGCGGCCGCTGGCGCTACCGCCTGCTCGGCCGCGAGCCGGGCGAGGACTGGGCGGAACTGCGCACGCTGACTCTCGACCTGAGTGCCGCCGTGGCGTCGCTCGCCCCCACCTGGCCGAACCCGTCGCGCGGCGCAGCCCGCGTGGCCTTTCTGCTCACTTCACCCGGCAAGGCCACGCTGGACATCATGGACACGCGCGGCCGTCGCCTGCGCCGCCTCGTGGACGCGCGCCTCGCCGCCGGTCCCCAGGAACTCACCTGGGACGGACGCGACAACGTGGGCCGCGAGCTCCCGGCCGGCGTCTACTTCGCCGTGCTGCGCAGCGCTGGCGTCAGCCAGAGCCGCCGCATCGTGCTGATTCGCTAA
- a CDS encoding glycosyltransferase family 39 protein: MARVIPWILIAVAVLTLLVHLDADPSRLAWRDFITDEGWWTAEARDHALFGHWVTDDYNQGLAVPVATWIWRASFALGGVTLLAARAPSAVAALLTLLLLWLIARRERPRDAAIAPLLLATALPFAIHARLAMPEPLAVLGVTAAWWLLGGITRPGFRRPALAGLAFGLALSAKFSVVVAGPPLLWIALRLSAPRMAFPPGGGPVLAAPARERWFAPVNFAFAAALSWGVARLGFGLRHPAELSALEHLYRQENLPASPVDLLANLAYFPMPTPFLYQTAALLVLAGLGAWALGLNARSLSPSAQALTVLVMGGLTQAVFMNPADRRFVVFLPALALLAARGWRALADGEALPRRFVGRVDLAGLLVAAFALALVLPGRLALWAGRFRSVMGSPLPDERLRALAALLFVATMALALFWLGRRPLRAPAMLVTGLLLGWLVVCLEPFDALAWAGVFHALGRYDAGPVWASVGRYWAPAWGLVTLLLIWAGLGRAGLLPAGRLERRRALLPWLVPLVALALLAGERATPTFTLRDAGARLAAPLADGTACRALVGPEAATLGLTTRLPALVPRDAFNPDVLRNPPPNSRILTMTSDSGTPILSEWPAGADSLTICPDHEGRSRFVFAVEEHRSPRD, from the coding sequence ATGGCCCGCGTCATCCCCTGGATCCTGATCGCCGTCGCCGTCCTGACGCTCCTCGTGCACCTGGACGCCGACCCCTCGCGCCTGGCCTGGCGCGACTTCATCACCGACGAGGGCTGGTGGACCGCCGAGGCCCGTGACCACGCCCTCTTCGGCCACTGGGTCACCGACGACTACAACCAGGGCCTCGCCGTGCCCGTGGCCACCTGGATCTGGCGGGCGAGCTTCGCGCTGGGGGGGGTGACGCTGCTGGCCGCGCGCGCGCCTTCGGCCGTGGCGGCCCTGCTCACGCTGCTGCTGCTGTGGCTGATCGCGCGGCGGGAGCGTCCACGGGACGCGGCCATCGCCCCCCTGTTGCTGGCCACGGCCCTGCCCTTCGCGATCCACGCGCGCCTGGCCATGCCCGAACCGCTGGCCGTGCTGGGCGTGACCGCCGCCTGGTGGCTCCTGGGCGGGATCACGCGGCCCGGCTTTCGCCGGCCGGCCCTGGCCGGGCTCGCCTTCGGCCTCGCGCTGTCGGCCAAGTTCAGCGTCGTCGTCGCGGGACCGCCGCTGCTCTGGATCGCGCTGCGGCTTAGCGCTCCACGCATGGCCTTCCCCCCGGGCGGCGGCCCCGTACTGGCGGCGCCGGCGCGCGAGCGCTGGTTCGCGCCCGTGAACTTTGCCTTCGCCGCGGCGCTGAGCTGGGGCGTGGCGCGGCTGGGCTTCGGGCTGCGGCATCCGGCCGAGCTGTCGGCGCTGGAGCATCTCTATCGCCAGGAGAACCTGCCGGCCTCGCCCGTGGACCTCCTCGCCAACCTGGCCTACTTCCCCATGCCCACGCCCTTCCTCTACCAGACCGCGGCGCTCCTGGTGCTCGCGGGGCTCGGCGCCTGGGCGCTCGGCCTGAACGCCCGCAGCCTGAGCCCCTCGGCGCAGGCGCTGACCGTCCTGGTGATGGGGGGACTGACGCAGGCCGTCTTCATGAATCCCGCGGACCGGCGCTTCGTGGTCTTCCTGCCCGCGCTGGCGCTGCTGGCCGCCCGCGGCTGGCGGGCCCTGGCCGACGGCGAAGCCCTGCCACGGCGATTCGTCGGCCGCGTCGACCTGGCCGGGCTGCTGGTGGCCGCCTTCGCGCTGGCCCTGGTGCTGCCCGGCCGGTTGGCCCTCTGGGCGGGACGCTTCCGCTCCGTCATGGGATCGCCGCTCCCCGACGAACGCCTGCGGGCGCTGGCCGCGCTGCTCTTCGTGGCGACGATGGCGCTGGCCCTGTTCTGGCTGGGACGCCGCCCGCTGCGAGCTCCCGCCATGCTGGTGACCGGCCTGCTGCTGGGGTGGCTCGTCGTCTGCCTCGAGCCCTTCGATGCCCTGGCCTGGGCCGGCGTCTTCCACGCGCTGGGACGCTACGACGCCGGGCCGGTCTGGGCGTCCGTGGGCCGCTACTGGGCGCCGGCCTGGGGGCTGGTCACCCTGCTCCTCATCTGGGCCGGCCTGGGCCGCGCGGGACTCCTGCCCGCGGGCCGGCTCGAGCGCCGGCGCGCCCTGCTGCCCTGGCTCGTGCCACTGGTGGCGCTGGCCCTGCTGGCCGGGGAGCGAGCGACGCCGACCTTCACTCTGCGCGACGCCGGCGCCCGTCTCGCCGCGCCTCTCGCCGACGGGACGGCCTGCCGCGCACTCGTAGGCCCCGAGGCGGCGACCCTGGGACTGACAACCCGCCTGCCGGCCCTGGTGCCGCGGGACGCGTTCAACCCGGACGTCCTCCGCAACCCGCCGCCGAACTCACGAATACTGACAATGACGTCCGACTCCGGCACACCCATCCTCTCCGAGTGGCCGGCCGGCGCCGACAGCCTGACAATCTGTCCAGACCACGAAGGGCGGTCGCGCTTCGTCTTCGCGGTGGAGGAGCACCGCTCGCCTCGGGATTGA
- a CDS encoding succinate dehydrogenase cytochrome b subunit — translation MSHLLWSSVGKKLLTGITGFLLMGFIIAHLLGNLTLLIGPAAFNHYAHFLETLFHGWAVYVFEVGLIAFFVTHAAAAVTVAVADKAKARPQAYAKKEDAGFTSRMSFSSKSMIYTGTLIALFVIWHVKSFKFGGALPIPDGHGGEIKDLYSVVAAAFAQPLIVGIYVAIMILLGLHLRHGFWSAFQSLGWTNKRWLPVLETLAMVFAVVMAFGFLVIPIIMYFTGGDAGVHHLSAGGR, via the coding sequence ATGAGTCACCTGCTCTGGTCCTCGGTCGGCAAGAAGCTGCTGACGGGCATCACGGGCTTCCTGCTCATGGGCTTCATCATCGCCCACCTGCTGGGAAACCTGACCCTCCTGATCGGGCCTGCCGCCTTCAATCACTACGCCCACTTCCTGGAGACGCTCTTCCACGGCTGGGCGGTCTACGTGTTCGAGGTGGGGCTGATCGCCTTCTTCGTCACCCACGCGGCGGCGGCGGTCACCGTGGCGGTGGCGGACAAGGCCAAGGCGCGCCCGCAGGCCTACGCGAAGAAGGAGGACGCGGGCTTCACCAGCCGCATGAGCTTCTCCTCGAAGTCGATGATCTACACGGGCACGCTGATCGCGCTCTTCGTCATCTGGCACGTGAAGAGCTTCAAGTTCGGCGGCGCGCTGCCGATCCCCGACGGCCACGGCGGCGAGATCAAGGACCTCTACAGCGTCGTGGCGGCGGCTTTCGCCCAGCCGCTGATCGTGGGCATCTACGTCGCGATCATGATCCTGCTCGGCCTGCACCTGCGCCACGGCTTCTGGAGCGCCTTCCAGAGCCTGGGCTGGACGAACAAGCGCTGGCTGCCGGTGCTCGAGACCCTCGCCATGGTCTTCGCCGTGGTGATGGCCTTCGGCTTCCTCGTGATTCCCATCATCATGTACTTCACCGGCGGTGACGCCGGGGTGCATCACCTGAGCGCGGGAGGTCGGTGA